Proteins from a genomic interval of Zingiber officinale cultivar Zhangliang chromosome 2A, Zo_v1.1, whole genome shotgun sequence:
- the LOC122042485 gene encoding serine/threonine protein phosphatase 2A 57 kDa regulatory subunit B' theta isoform-like: protein MIKQILNRLPRKPSKSDGRDSVGGPASVSSSSSSSSARSGDLQTSRITHLNSQISGSPPGSNNLMHPSIVNPRMNGNYIPPVYEALPSFKDVSNTEKQSLLVRKLDLCCVVFDFTDPTKNLKEKDIKQQTLLELVDYVASTSGKFPETVMQEITKMVSINLFRTLTSPPRESMILEKVDGDEEEPMMDPAWPHLQIIYEFFLRFVASPETDAKLAKRYIDHSFVLKLLDLFDSEDPREREYLKTILHRIYGKFMVHRPFIRKAINNIFYRFIFETEKHNGVAELLEILGSIVSGFALPLKEEHKLFLVRALIPLHKPRCMAMYHQQLSYCITQFIEKDCKLSDTVIHGLLKYWPLTNSSKEVMFLGELEEVLEATQAADFQRCMVPLFQRIARCLSSSHFQVAERALFLWNNDHIETLIKQNSKVILPVIFPALERNSKSHWNPAVQSLTINVRKIFSDHDPQLVAECLKKFQEDEAQHKEMISKREATWKRLEDIAASKTSSAA from the exons ATGATTAAGCAGATCCTGAACCGGCTCCCTCGAAAGCCATCAAAGTCTGATGGTCGGGATTCAGTTGGTGGCCCTGCTTCagtatcatcatcttcttcttcaagtagtgcTAGGAGTGGAGATCTACAAACAAGTAGGATCACTCATTTGAACAGTCAGATTTCTGGATCGCCTCCTGGATCAAATAATCTAATGCATCCTtcaattgttaatccaaggatgaatgGAAATTACATACCCCCAGTCTATGAAGCATTACCGAGCTTTAAAGATGTTTCTAACACTGAGAAACAGAGCTTACTTGTGAGAAAATTGGACCTATGCTGTGTCGTTTTTGATTTTACTGACCCAACAAAAAATCTGAAGGAGAAAGACATAAAGCAACAAACTCTACTAGAGCTTGTTGATTATGTAGCTTCTACAAGCGGGAAGTTTCCTGAGACTGTGATGCAAGAGATTACAAAGATGGTGTCCATCAACTTGTTCAGGACCTTAACTTCCCCACCTCGAGAGAGCATGATTCTAGAAAAAGTTGATGGAGATGAGGAAGAACCTATGATGGACCCTGCATGGCCACACTTGCAAATCATCTATGAATTCTTTCTACGATTTGTTGCTTCTCCAGAGACAGATGCTAAGTTGGCAAAGAGGTATATAGACCATTCCTTTGTTCTCAAGCTGCTTGATCTTTTTGATTCTGAAGACCCAAGAGAGAGGGAGTACCTAAAGACCATACTTCATCGTATATATGGGAAATTTATGGTGCACCGCCCATTTATTAGGAAGGCGATTAATAACATCTTTTATCGATTCATCTTTGAGACAGAAAAGCACAATGGAGTTGCTGAGCTGTTGGAGATTTTAGGAAGTATTGTCAGTGGCTTTGCATTGCCACTAAAGGAAGAGCATAAGTTGTTTCTTGTACGTGCATTAATCCCACTTCACAAACCACGATGCATGGCTATGTATCATCAGCAGCTGTCATATTGCATAACTCAATTTATTGAAAAGGATTGCAAACTTTCAGATACTGTCATACATGGGTTGTTAAAGTACTGGCCTCTTACAAATAGTTCGAAAGAAGTAATGTTCCTAGGGGAGTTAGAAGAAGTCCTAGAAGCAACCCAGGCTGCAGATTTTCAGAGATGTATGGTTCCACTGTTTCAGCGGATTGCTCGCTGCTTGAGTAGTTCTCACTTCCAG GTGGCTGAAAGAGCATTGTTCCTTTGGAATAATGATCATATTGAAACCTTGATCAAACAGAATAGCAAGGTTATACTACCTGTCATTTTCCCTGCATTGGAGAGAAACTCAAAGAGTCACTGGAACCCAGCCGTGCAGAGCTTGACAATAAACGTTCGCAAGATTTTCTCTGACCACGATCCTCAGCTGGTTGCGGAGTGTTTGAAGAAATTCCAGGAAGATGAAGCTCAACACAAAGAAATGATATCCAAACGCGAAGCAACATGGAAGCGTCTTGAAGACATTGCTGCTTCGAAAACCAGCAGTGCGGCATAG